A window of Diospyros lotus cultivar Yz01 chromosome 14, ASM1463336v1, whole genome shotgun sequence contains these coding sequences:
- the LOC127790177 gene encoding LOB domain-containing protein 20-like produces the protein MADPPGDVVSYSRRKGADKQATPAADDANQAVLPPTSPCGACKFLRRKCVSECIFAPYFSFDQGAAQFAAVHKVFGASNVSKLLLHIPISCRQEAIATISYEAQARLSDPVYGCVSSIIALQQQVAFLQGEIAMVHNQLNNRLAMANAMQSSQQQQQMAMLQSAFSNNVSSTTNNLVNMSNFNSSCDLTAEMAPSAHRFEPHQYWTPCQDDEEEDEEDTQNLVGFANHILNPK, from the exons atggcCGATCCACCAGGCGACGTTGTATCCTATAGCCGTCGAAAGGGAGCAGACAAACAGGCAACCCCGGCAGCCGATGACGCCAACCAGGCCGTACTGCCGCCCACCTCCCCATGCGGGGCTTGCAAGTTTCTCAGGAGGAAGTGTGTCAGCGAGTGCATATTCGCTCCCTACTTCAGCTTCGACCAGGGGGCGGCGCAGTTCGCCGCAGTGCACAAGGTGTTTGGGGCTAGCAATGTGTCCAAGCTGTTGCTGCACATTCCGATTAGTTGCCGGCAAGAAGCCATTGCGACAATCTCGTATGAAGCTCAGGCCCGACTTTCTGACCCGGTATATGGCTGTGTGTCAAGCATTATTGCTTTGCAACAACAG GTGGCTTTCCTACAAGGGGAGATTGCAATGGTGCATAACCAATTGAACAATAGGCTGGCAATGGCAAATGCCATGCAGAGTTCACAGCAACAACAGCAAATGGCAATGTTGCAATCAGCCTTCTCCAACAACGTCTCGTCCACAACAAACAACTTGGTTAACATGAGCAACTTCAACTCCAGTTGCGACCTCACGGCGGAGATGGCTCCTTCCGCCCATAGGTTCGAGCCCCACCAGTACTGGACTCCGTGTCAAGACGACGAGGAGGAGGACGAGGAAGATACCCAGAATTTGGTGGGATTTGCCAATCATATCCTTAATCCCAAATGA